A single genomic interval of Paralichthys olivaceus isolate ysfri-2021 chromosome 7, ASM2471397v2, whole genome shotgun sequence harbors:
- the hyal4 gene encoding hyaluronidase-4, which translates to MPVVPVGGTSSSHQVVPVALTCPWLLLLFQTVFGQKPAKLPLINRKPFIAAWNAPLDMCTIKYNVTTNLDRLFHIHGSPRAGWTGQNVTIFYANRLGYYPYYTPQGDPVHGGLPQNCSLDMHLLKAYQDINHFIPAEDFRGLAVIDWEYWRPQWSRNWHKKDIYRQKSRELTAKVYVNVTAAQVEELARRRFEKSARAFMQRTIQLGTRLRPNGLWGFYLYPDCHNYNMHDQNYTGFCPLVESMRNDELVWLWNSSTALFPSVAIRKSHTNSISNLHFSQHRIRESLRVASLTSKEYDLPTYVYLRLGYRDEAMAFLTSKDLIHTIGESAALGAAGFVIWGDLNLTSSRSNCSKVKTFLRYRLGKYIMNVTRAAEVCSDFLCQGNGRCVRRDPRARHYLHLSAKSYKISSSSSGDFTVTGWHSQHDLQLLTERFHCHCYEGHEGETCESINKVKEDDGPWREGEEDEQERKRTEWEYEQDEQLEVGKSAAPLGGFSLHLMLVLLLWNLALVKTVV; encoded by the exons ATGCCTGTGGTGCCAGTGGGTGGGACATCCTCCTCCCACCAAGTCGTACCTGTTGCCCTCACCTGCCCGTGGCTGCTTCTTCTCTTCCAGACCGTCTTTGGTCAGAAACCTGCCAAGCTGCCCTTGATCAACCGGAAGCCCTTCATTGCAGCCTGGAACGCCCCCCTGGACATGTGCACCATCAAGTACAATGTCACCACCAACCTTGACCGTCTTTTCCACATCCACGGGAGCCCACGTGCTGGCTGGACAGGCCAGAATGTCACCATTTTCTATGCCAACCGGCTGGGCTACTACCCTTACTACACCCCGCAGGGCGACCCCGTGCATGGCGGACTGCCGCAAAACTGCAGCCTGGACATGCACCTGCTGAAGGCCTACCAGGACATCAACCACTTCATTCCTGCAGAGGACTTCCGGGGCCTGGCTGTCATCGATTGGGAGTACTGGCGGCCTCAGTGGAGCCGTAACTGGCACAAAAAGGACATCTACCGACAAAAGTCCCGGGAACTGACCGCCAAGGTGTATGTGAATGTGACAGCGGCACAGGTGGAGGAGCTGGCACGGCGGCGATTTGAGAAAAGTGCCAGGGCATTCATGCAGAGGACTATTCAGCTGGGAACACGTCTTCGCCCCAACGGGCTCTGGGGTTTCTACCTCTACCCTGactgccacaactacaacaTGCATGATCAGAACTACACAGGCttctgccccctggtggagaGCATGAGGAACGACGAGCTGGTGTGGCTGTGGAACAGCAGCACAGCGCTCTTTCCCTCTGTGGCAATCAGGAAAAGTCACACAAACAGTATCAGCAACCTGCACTTCTCCCAGCACAGGATCAGAGAATCGCTCCGTGTGGCCTCGCTGACTTCGAAGGAATATGACCTCCCCACATACGTGTACCTGAGGCTGGGATACCGGGACGAGGCCATGGCCTTCCTCACCTCA aaaGACTTGATCCACACCATCGGGGAGAGTGCTGCTCTGGGTGCTGCGGGATTTGTCATTTGGGGCGACCTGAACTTGACCTCATCCAGG TCTAACTGCTCCAAAGTGAAGACATTCCTGAGGTACCGCCTGGGTAAGTACATCATGAACGTGACGCGAGCTGCTGAGGTGTGCAGCGACTTCTTGTGCCAGGGCAACGGCCGCTGTGTCCGACGGGACCCCCGCGCCCGCCATTATCTACACCTGAGCGCCAAAAGTTACAAAATCAGTTCCTCTAGCAGCGGGGACTTCACTGTCACCGGGTGGCACTCTCAACAcgacctgcagctgctgactgAGAGGTTTCACTGCCACTGCTATGAAGGTCACGAGGGCGAAACCTGCGAAAGCATCAACAAAGTGAAGGAGGACGATGGGCcgtggagggagggggaggaggacgagcaggagaggaagaggacagagtgGGAGTACGAGCAGGATGAACAACTGGAAGTAGGGAAGAGTGCAGCGCCCCTAGGTGGCTTCAGCCTTCACCTCATGTTGGTGCTGCTCCTGTGGAACTTAGCGTTGGTAAAGACAGTCGTATGA
- the LOC109624268 gene encoding hyaluronidase PH-20-like yields the protein MMAMPFLSCTVLWIIGSMTTILALPITEPPLIHDHPFVAIWNAPTERCKQLDIPLDTAAFQAVTTPVVKPGQFLTIFYENHLGLYPKVSTVKRKIYRGGIPQKGNLTEHLAKARSQIDHTIYQDSSPGLVVIDWESWRPLWNQNWGSKRIYQRLSLIHALQMAPFLSSQQISKVAKTQFQHASRHFMERTISLGIGERPSRRWGFYLFPDCYNYNWKNSNYTGKCSSKTQKQNDQMLWLWGRSTALFPSIYLHYSLRNSPQAALYVRNRVHEALRVATLPKRPFTVPIYVYSRPLYRDQTQKFQSLRDLVSTVGESAALGASGVIMWGGSKDYNNKAACQSLSEYLTSTLNPYIANVTAAAMLCSELLCQGKGRCVRKNYDTSQYLHLNPTYFSILRAKRKYAVVGLPSTTDLEAWAEHFTCQCYAGQSCSPILSKPTTIRQIWV from the exons ATGATGGCCATGCCCTTTCTGTCCTGCACTGTCCTCTGGATCATTGGATCTATGACCACCATCCTTGCCCTCCCAATTACTGAGCCGCCACTGATCCACGACCACCCCTTTGTAGCTATATGGAACGCCCCTACTGAGCGTTGCAAACAACTCGACATCCCTCTGGACACAGCAGCCTTTCAGGCAGTGACCACCCCCGTTGTCAAGCCCGGTCAATTCCTCACCATCTTCTATGAAAACCATCTTGGGCTCTACCCTAAAGTCAGCACCGTTAAACGCAAGATCTACAGAGGTGGTATCCCCCAAAAAGGCAACCTCACAGAGCATCTAGCCAAGGCCCGGAGTCAGATAGATCATACCATCTACCAAGATTCTTCCCCTGGACTGGTTGTCATTGACTGGGAGTCCTGGCGCCCCCTGTGGAACCAGAATTGGGGATCAAAACGTATTTACCAGAGACTGTCCCTCATTCATGCCCTGCAGATGGCCCCATTTTTATCATCACAGCAAATTTCCAAAGTGGCCAAGACACAGTTCCAGCATGCCAGCCGACACTTCATGGAGAGGACCATCAGTCTCGGCATTGGTGAGCGCCCGAGCCGCCGCTGGGGCTTCTACTTATTTCCTGACTGCTACAACTACAACTGGAAGAATTCCAATTACACAGGGAAGTGCTCTTCGAAGACTCAGAAGCAGAATGACCAGATGCTGTGGCTGTGGGGGCGCAGCACTGCCCTATTCCCCTCCATTTACCTCCACTACTCTCTTCGGAACTCTCCCCAGGCTGCACTTTACGTCCGCAACCGTGTCCATGAGGCGCTGAGGGTGGCAACGCTGCCCAAACGTCCTTTTACAGTGCCAATCTATGTCTACTCCAGGCCGCTGTACCGGGATCAGACCCAGAAGTTCCAGAGCTTG AGAGACCTGGTGAGCACCGTGGGAGAGTCTGCTGCTCTGGGAGCTTCAGGGGTCATAATGTGGGGAGGAAGCAAAGACTACAACAACAAG GCTGCCTGTCAGTCTCTGTCCGAGTACCTGACGTCTACCTTGAACCCGTACATTGCCAATGTGACGGCGGCCGCCATGCTCTGCAGTGAGCTCCTGTGCCAAGGGAAAGGCCGCTGTGTCAGGAAGAACTACGACACCTCCCAGTATCTGCACCTGAACCCCACCTACTTCAGCATCCTGCGGGCCAAAAGGAAGTATGCGGTGGTTGGTCTACCCTCCACCACTGACCTTGAGGCTTGGGCTGAACACTTCACCTGTCAGTGCTACGCAGGACAGAGCTGTTCACCAATACTGTCCAAACCGACCACAATCAGACAGATTTGGGTTTAA
- the LOC109624262 gene encoding hyaluronidase-5-like, whose amino-acid sequence MNQVKLHHDNGHFFIIITMLALLSSGQASPRTDPPVSADQPFLFMWNAPTELCDIRFGMPLDLSYFHIVSSTLKTATGQSISIFYTDRFGLFPYVDEDTGKMYDEGLPQLIDMQEHHELAEDDIEYYIPSNQPGLAVLDFEEWRPQWARNWGSKDIYREISIETVKKKNASLSDDEAEDRAKIVFERAAKRYFLRSIRIGKRLRPNRLWGYYLYPDCYNYDYNQDMAGFTGECPAIEKDRNNELVWLWKDSTALFPSIYLELVLRDTQQARLFVRHRIHEAIRVSTLPNSSYSIPVYAYIRPVYKDSTDDYMSEFDLVNTIGEAAALGAAGVISWGDMNVTDTEDSCFDARRHLEQVMNPYILNVSTATQLCSMALCQGQGRCVRKRWDDDVYLHLDPRRYSIQQQHRTGPLTVSGGLSQDDVNWFNRSFDCMCYSEEPCRSVMMVNVIQEAVFTRGNRGADRPRPLLLVMILLFLKGVVM is encoded by the exons ATGAATCAAGTCAAACTGCATCATGACAATGGacatttcttcatcatcatcaccatgtTGGCTCTGCTGAGCTCGGGCCAGGCCTCACCAAGGACGGACCCTCCAGTCTCTGCTGATCAACCCTTCCTTTTCATGTGGAATGCCCCAACTGAGCTGTGTGACATTCGCTTTGGCATGCCCCTCGACCTCTCCTACTTCCACATTGTCAGCAGCACGCTGAAAACAGCAACCGGCCAGAGCATCTCCATATTCTACACTGACCGCTTCGGCCTCTTCCCTTACGTGGACGAAGACACTGGTAAGATGTACGATGAGGGTCTACCACAGCTGATAGACATGCAGGAGCACCATGAGTTGGCTGAGGACGACATTGAGTACTATATTCCTTCTAACCAGCCAGGTCTTGCTGTGCTTGACTTTGAGGAGTGGAGGCCACAGTGGGCTAGAAACTGGGGCAGTAAAGACATCTACAGAGAGATTTCCATCGAAAcagtcaagaaaaaaaatgcgTCACTGTCTGACGATGAGGCGGAGGATCGGGCGAAGATTGTGTTTGAGCGTGCAGCAAAGAGGTATTTCCTCCGCTCCATCCGCATTGGGAAGAGGCTGAGGCCCAACAGACTCTGGGGTTACTACTTGTACCCTGACTGCTACAACTACGACTACAACCAGGACATGGCGGGCTTCACTGGAGAGTGCCCCGCCATCGAGAAGGACAGGAACAATGAGCTGGTGTGGCTGTGGAAAGATTCCACAGCGCtctttccatccatctatctggaGCTGGTGCTCAGAGATACCCAGCAGGCTCGGCTGTTTGTCCGCCATCGAATCCATGAAGCCATTAGAGTGTCAACACTCCCCAACAGTTCGTACTCCATCCCTGTATATGCCTACATCCGCCCTGTGTACAAGGACAGCACTGATGACTACATGTCTGAG TTTGATCTGGTCAACACCATCGGAGAAGCTGCCGCTCTCGGTGCCGCTGGCGTTATTTCCTGGGGAGACATGAACGTCACAGATACAGAG GACTCCTGCTTTGACGCTCGACGCCACCTGGAGCAGGTCATGAACCCGTACATCCTGAATGTCTCGACGGCAACACAGCTCTGCAGCATGGCGCTCTGCCAGGGCCAAGGTCGCTGTGTGAGGAAGCGCTGGGACGACGATGTCTACCTCCACCTTGACCCGCGCCGTTACAGtatccagcagcagcatcgcACTGGCCCGCTCACTGTGAGCGGTGGCCTCTCGCAGGACGACGTCAACTGGTTTAACCGCAGCTTTGACTGCATGTGCTACAGTGAGGAGCCGTGCAGATCGGTTATGATGGTCAATGTCATCCAAGAGGCTGTCTTCACCAGGGGCAATCGAGGCGCTGACAGGCCCCGCCCCCTCCTGCTGGTTATGATTTTACTCTTTCTGAAGGGTGTTGTGATGTGA